A single genomic interval of Lathyrus oleraceus cultivar Zhongwan6 chromosome 7, CAAS_Psat_ZW6_1.0, whole genome shotgun sequence harbors:
- the LOC127105012 gene encoding glutathione transferase GST 23, with protein sequence MENKDVKLVCFWASPYSKRVEWALKLKGVDYEYIEEDIFNKSNLLLELNPVHKKIPVLVHGQKPIAESLIILEYIDETWKQYPLLSPHPYQRALARFWADFSEQKLLYTAWVAMCSSGEGKEKSVKQAREAIEKIEEEIKGKKFFGGDNISYLDLALGWISYWLPVFEEVGSMQIIEPLKCPAITAWIPNFLSHPVIKDNLPQRDNMLVYFHSRRKALSGAFHG encoded by the exons ATGGAAAACAAAGATGTGAAGTTGGTTTGCTTTTGGGCGAGTCCATATTCTAAAAGGGTCGAATGGGCTCTAAAACTCAAAGGTGTTGATTATGAGTATATAGAAGAAGATATCTTCAACAAAAGCAATCTCCTATTGGAATTGAACCCGGTTCATAAGAAAATTCCGGTTCTTGTTCATGGCCAGAAACCAATAGCAGAGTCACTTATTATCCTTGAATACATTGATGAAACATGGAAACAATATCCATTGTTGTCTCCCCATCCTTATCAAAGAGCCCTTGCTCGGTTTTGGGCTGATTTTTCTGAACAAAAG CTTTTGTATACAGCATGGGTTGCAATGTGTAGCAGTGGGGAAGGTAAGGAAAAGTCTGTGAAGCAAGCCAGAGAAGCAATAGAGAAGATAGAAGAGGAGATTAAAGGGAAGAAATTCTTTGGAGGGGACAATATTAGTTACCTTGATCTTGCTCTTGGATGGATTTCTTACTGGCTCCCTGTTTTTGAGGAAGTTGGGTCTATGCAGATAATAGAGCCATTGAAATGTCCAGCCATCACTGCATGGATACCCAATTTTCTAAGCCATCCTGTGATTAAGGATAACTTGCCTCAAAGAGACAACATGCTTGTTTACTTCCACTCTCGTAGAAAGGCACTGTCTGGGGCATTTCATGGTTAG